In Sphingobacterium zeae, one genomic interval encodes:
- a CDS encoding glycosyltransferase family protein, whose product MKILYAVQGTGNGHLSRAMDIVPCLRALGEVDVLVSGIQADLSLPFEVKYRFHGLSFIFGKSGGVDLWKTFMSSTIRKFTNEIKSLPIENYDLVINDFEPISAWACHSKDLECIGLSHQIAALDPASPKPDESDMLGKFIMKNYAPSTHSYGFHFKRYSKHIYPPVIRNAVRELNVTDQGHYTVYLPAYDDAHLLKHLMKFPEVKWDVFSKHNSKAFDMKNVTIRPINNQSFIDSMASSSGVLCGAGFETPAEALYLEKKLLVIPMKNQYEQHLNAASLEEMGVPVISSLKQKNMLAIEAWLNSKSRVEVDYPNITQEIINEIVQKHR is encoded by the coding sequence ATGAAGATATTGTATGCCGTACAAGGGACAGGAAATGGACATCTTAGCCGTGCGATGGATATTGTTCCCTGTTTGAGAGCGTTAGGAGAAGTTGATGTTTTGGTTAGTGGAATTCAAGCAGATCTATCACTTCCTTTTGAAGTAAAATATCGTTTTCACGGGTTGAGTTTTATTTTTGGTAAGTCTGGTGGGGTAGATTTGTGGAAAACCTTTATGAGTTCGACCATTCGTAAATTTACAAATGAAATTAAGAGCTTGCCAATTGAAAACTATGATTTGGTGATCAACGATTTTGAGCCGATCTCGGCATGGGCTTGTCACTCTAAAGATTTGGAGTGCATTGGTTTGAGTCATCAGATAGCGGCCTTGGATCCTGCTAGCCCTAAGCCCGATGAGAGTGATATGCTGGGCAAATTTATTATGAAAAATTATGCGCCGTCTACACATTCCTATGGTTTTCATTTCAAGCGTTACTCCAAGCATATTTATCCACCGGTGATTCGGAATGCTGTGCGCGAATTGAACGTAACAGATCAGGGACATTACACTGTTTACTTGCCTGCTTATGACGACGCCCATTTATTAAAGCATTTGATGAAGTTTCCGGAGGTGAAGTGGGATGTTTTTAGTAAACATAATTCGAAGGCATTTGACATGAAAAATGTAACGATAAGACCGATCAATAACCAATCTTTTATTGATAGTATGGCATCTTCTTCTGGAGTTTTGTGTGGGGCAGGTTTTGAAACACCGGCAGAAGCGTTATATTTGGAAAAGAAACTGTTAGTTATCCCGATGAAAAACCAATATGAGCAGCATTTGAATGCAGCGTCATTGGAAGAGATGGGGGTGCCTGTAATTTCGAGCTTAAAACAGAAAAACATGCTGGCGATTGAAGCCTGGCTCAACAGTAAATCTAGGGTTGAAGTTGATTACCCTAATATCACGCAGGAAATTATAAATGAAATCGTGCAGAAGCACCGTTAA
- a CDS encoding zinc dependent phospholipase C family protein: MKFLLYTIFPLIVIPIFTSWGFFAHKKINHYAVFALPAKMAKFYKDNIELITEKAVDPDKRCYTDSAEGPRHFIDIEDYEEDGKNDSIPIHWSKAKEKYQEKQLLKNGIVPWQINLTYQKLVKAFQTKNYNLIIKHSAELGHYIADAHVPLHTTKNYNGQFTNQIGIHAFWESRLPEMFSERYNLRVGKAIYIHDPLAEAWLMVRESNRLVDSVLNIEAKLNRQFKDSQKKTFIERNNQLVWTYSDRYANAYHDAMNGMVERRMRKTILRISSYWYSAWLESGQPNLNNIEKIKINSKQDQIDIIGRKPIGREEWM, encoded by the coding sequence ATGAAATTTCTGTTGTATACGATTTTTCCACTAATTGTGATACCGATTTTTACCTCGTGGGGATTTTTTGCACATAAAAAAATTAACCATTATGCCGTATTCGCCTTGCCAGCGAAGATGGCGAAATTCTATAAAGACAATATCGAACTAATTACCGAGAAAGCTGTTGACCCAGATAAACGCTGCTACACCGATAGTGCTGAAGGTCCCCGGCATTTTATAGATATAGAAGATTATGAAGAAGATGGAAAAAATGATTCCATACCCATTCATTGGTCAAAAGCGAAAGAAAAATATCAGGAAAAACAGTTGCTAAAAAATGGTATTGTTCCCTGGCAAATTAATTTAACCTATCAAAAGCTAGTGAAAGCTTTTCAGACAAAAAATTATAATCTGATCATCAAACACTCTGCAGAACTCGGGCACTATATTGCTGATGCGCATGTTCCTTTACATACAACTAAAAATTACAATGGACAATTCACTAACCAAATTGGAATACATGCATTTTGGGAAAGTCGCTTGCCAGAAATGTTTTCAGAAAGATATAATCTTCGCGTAGGGAAAGCAATCTATATCCACGATCCTTTAGCAGAAGCATGGCTTATGGTTCGCGAAAGCAATCGTCTCGTCGATTCTGTATTGAATATCGAAGCCAAGCTCAATCGCCAGTTTAAAGATTCTCAAAAAAAAACATTTATTGAGCGAAACAATCAACTGGTATGGACGTATTCGGATCGCTATGCGAACGCGTATCACGATGCCATGAACGGAATGGTCGAAAGAAGGATGCGAAAAACGATCTTACGTATTTCTTCCTATTGGTATTCTGCTTGGCTTGAATCTGGGCAACCAAATTTAAACAACATTGAGAAAATAAAAATCAATAGCAAACAAGATCAAATTGATATCATAGGTAGAAAGCCGATTGGCCGTGAAGAGTGGATGTAA
- a CDS encoding TonB-dependent receptor plug domain-containing protein, which translates to MLNKNITLTNLALVLSIGAATAQIKDTTALSEVIINQNRLQIPFSKQSKNIQILTQEDIQRLPNRSINELLSNIPGVDIRQRGPFGSQADISIDGGSFEQTAILVNGVKITDPQSAHHNMNLPVPLEAIERIEIIRGPASRIFGINALTGAINIVTKKIESNQISAQVYSGSSFKDNEQTSAGKYYGKGVQLGSQFLTKQTSHGLYFGHEDSNGQRYNTASNNNKLYYDGTYQPNTANMIKANVGYINNQFGANGYYAAPSDKEAYEQVKTAFASLQSKHQLTQAFSISPRLSNRYNEDEYWYLGRETTKGRSKHYSNVFGAEINATLEQSYGTFGLGLESRFERINSTSIGDHNRENYGGYLEFKTEAIEKLMINSGAYINYNSKFGWQVFPGLDLGYDITEHWKIVVNAGSSQRIPSFTDLYTNQTANVGTPTLSSENAYQIESGIKYLSNRVIAQVGYFHRRINDFIDWQKEDATTGSGTVIPWKPINIGKNKIDGFNASFRYNINDPSATTRYFTTLSYNYLNPSITLADGILSKYAIESLRHQVIANFTINHKNWMFTSANRFNERISYKSYFIADVRGSYQLQDLNIFVDVQNIFDKSYIEAAAVPMPGRWFSIGAKYKLNY; encoded by the coding sequence ATGTTGAATAAGAATATTACGTTAACAAACCTTGCATTAGTGCTGAGTATTGGAGCTGCGACTGCTCAGATTAAAGACACAACCGCTCTGAGCGAAGTCATCATTAATCAAAATCGCTTACAGATCCCTTTTTCAAAACAAAGCAAAAATATCCAAATATTGACGCAGGAAGATATACAGAGACTACCAAATCGATCAATCAACGAGTTGCTTAGCAATATCCCAGGCGTTGATATTCGCCAACGTGGGCCATTTGGCTCGCAGGCAGATATTAGTATTGATGGCGGCTCGTTTGAACAAACGGCGATTCTAGTTAATGGTGTTAAAATCACCGATCCGCAGAGTGCCCATCATAACATGAATCTTCCGGTTCCTTTGGAGGCCATCGAGCGTATCGAAATCATTCGGGGGCCGGCTTCACGAATTTTCGGCATTAATGCGCTAACCGGCGCCATTAACATCGTAACAAAGAAAATTGAATCGAATCAAATTAGCGCTCAGGTATATAGTGGTTCATCCTTCAAAGACAATGAGCAGACAAGTGCAGGCAAGTATTATGGTAAAGGTGTTCAGCTTGGCTCACAGTTCTTAACCAAGCAAACAAGCCACGGTTTATATTTTGGCCACGAAGACTCCAATGGGCAACGCTATAATACAGCCTCTAATAATAATAAACTCTATTATGACGGGACATATCAACCGAATACAGCCAATATGATAAAAGCCAATGTTGGCTATATCAACAATCAATTTGGAGCCAATGGTTACTACGCTGCACCGAGTGACAAGGAAGCGTATGAACAGGTTAAGACAGCTTTCGCTTCCCTGCAGTCCAAGCATCAATTAACACAGGCATTTTCCATCAGTCCACGCCTCAGTAATCGCTACAACGAAGATGAATATTGGTATTTAGGCCGAGAAACAACGAAAGGTAGATCCAAACATTACAGCAACGTCTTTGGAGCAGAAATCAATGCTACATTGGAGCAAAGTTATGGTACATTTGGCTTAGGATTAGAAAGTCGATTTGAACGTATCAATAGCACCAGTATTGGCGACCATAACCGGGAGAATTACGGCGGCTACCTGGAATTCAAAACCGAGGCGATCGAAAAACTGATGATCAACTCAGGTGCCTACATCAATTATAACTCAAAATTTGGCTGGCAGGTATTCCCGGGTCTAGATTTGGGCTATGATATTACCGAACATTGGAAGATTGTAGTCAACGCAGGTTCTAGCCAACGTATCCCTTCCTTTACGGATCTTTACACCAATCAGACAGCCAACGTCGGAACCCCCACATTGAGCTCTGAAAATGCCTATCAGATAGAAAGTGGTATAAAATACTTATCCAATCGAGTTATTGCGCAAGTGGGCTATTTCCATCGAAGGATAAACGATTTCATTGACTGGCAAAAAGAGGATGCCACTACAGGAAGCGGAACGGTCATTCCGTGGAAACCAATAAATATTGGAAAAAATAAAATTGATGGATTCAATGCTTCATTCCGATATAATATCAATGATCCCAGCGCAACGACACGATACTTTACAACGCTAAGTTATAATTATCTCAACCCAAGCATAACATTAGCAGACGGGATACTATCCAAATATGCTATTGAAAGCTTAAGGCATCAAGTTATTGCCAACTTTACCATAAACCACAAGAACTGGATGTTCACTTCTGCAAACCGCTTTAATGAGCGTATCAGTTACAAATCTTATTTCATCGCTGACGTAAGAGGATCGTACCAACTCCAAGACTTAAACATCTTTGTGGATGTTCAGAATATATTTGACAAGAGCTATATAGAAGCTGCCGCCGTTCCTATGCCCGGTCGTTGGTTTAGTATCGGCGCAAAATATAAACTGAACTATTAA
- a CDS encoding ThuA domain-containing protein — protein MNRIFIFLFLLLGMSAAVQAQRQVLIFSKTKGFRHGSIEKGAEVLKQLLDKEKIKSDHSEDAVLFTDQGLNKYDAVIFLSTTGDILDNAQQEAFVRYIQSGKGFVGIHAATDTEFDWPWYNGLVGGYFASHPAVQKAKIDVLDRKHPATKHLDPIWWHKDEWYNFKDVKDGLHVLMNLDEKSYQGGKMGDQHPISWTQSYDGGKVFYTGLGHTDESYDEPEFQKHLIGGILSVLPKKK, from the coding sequence ATGAATAGAATCTTCATTTTTCTGTTTCTCCTGTTGGGGATGTCAGCTGCTGTTCAGGCACAAAGGCAAGTATTGATCTTTAGCAAGACAAAAGGGTTTAGACACGGAAGCATCGAAAAGGGTGCAGAGGTACTTAAGCAATTGCTTGATAAAGAAAAAATAAAATCTGATCATTCGGAGGATGCAGTTCTGTTTACCGATCAGGGATTGAACAAATATGACGCCGTTATCTTTCTGAGCACAACCGGCGATATTCTCGATAATGCGCAACAGGAAGCTTTTGTGCGGTATATCCAATCAGGAAAAGGGTTTGTGGGTATCCATGCAGCGACGGATACTGAGTTTGATTGGCCATGGTATAACGGCCTTGTAGGGGGGTATTTTGCGTCTCATCCTGCTGTACAAAAAGCCAAAATTGATGTGCTGGACAGAAAACATCCGGCCACCAAGCACCTCGATCCGATCTGGTGGCACAAAGATGAATGGTATAATTTCAAGGATGTGAAGGACGGATTGCATGTGTTGATGAATTTGGATGAAAAAAGCTACCAAGGAGGAAAAATGGGGGATCAACATCCAATCTCCTGGACCCAGAGCTACGATGGAGGGAAAGTCTTCTATACCGGGCTTGGACATACCGATGAGTCCTATGACGAACCTGAGTTCCAAAAACATTTAATTGGAGGAATTTTATCTGTTCTTCCCAAGAAAAAGTAA
- the aroB gene encoding 3-dehydroquinate synthase, whose protein sequence is MEVIESLGYQVYFDDTLASLEAFLAERSYSKIIVLVDTNTLDNCLPLFQQALPNLANYDLIEVDPGEENKNIDFCIGVWHNMLDFGADRHSLMINLGGGVVTDMGGFAASTFKRGMDFIQIPTTLLSQVDASVGGKTGIDMGSVKNIIGTFAQPQAVFISSQFLKTLDQRQLISGFAEVIKHGLIFDRAYYERVKTLEIDQIDNSLIKHSVSIKNRVILEDPKEKGLRKILNFGHTIGHAIEGYSLLNDASPLLHGEAIAVGMICEGYLSHKLNGLPLDELNDLIQTFRKYFNDYTFDSSIDTALLDLMRNDKKNLSNQIGFALLDQIGSCQYDIYVSEEDIIESLDFYRELITP, encoded by the coding sequence ATGGAAGTCATAGAAAGTTTGGGCTATCAGGTATATTTTGATGATACGTTGGCCTCTTTGGAGGCGTTTTTAGCTGAGCGCAGTTACTCAAAGATCATCGTCTTGGTGGATACCAACACCTTGGATAATTGTTTACCCTTATTTCAGCAGGCCTTACCCAATTTGGCGAATTATGACTTGATAGAAGTAGATCCTGGCGAGGAAAATAAAAATATTGATTTCTGTATTGGCGTATGGCATAATATGCTCGATTTCGGAGCGGATAGGCATTCGTTGATGATCAACCTGGGTGGTGGGGTAGTCACCGATATGGGGGGATTTGCAGCGTCAACTTTCAAAAGAGGGATGGATTTTATTCAAATTCCGACGACTTTACTTTCCCAGGTAGATGCATCGGTAGGAGGTAAGACCGGCATTGATATGGGCAGTGTGAAAAATATTATTGGAACTTTTGCACAACCTCAAGCAGTATTTATTTCAAGCCAGTTTTTGAAAACCCTAGATCAGCGTCAATTAATCTCAGGTTTTGCTGAAGTAATTAAACATGGACTGATCTTCGATCGGGCTTACTATGAGCGAGTGAAAACATTGGAGATCGATCAAATCGACAATTCTTTGATCAAACATTCTGTTTCGATCAAAAACCGTGTTATCCTTGAGGATCCGAAAGAAAAAGGACTGCGTAAAATTTTAAACTTTGGCCATACAATTGGTCATGCTATTGAGGGCTACTCGTTGTTGAACGATGCTTCACCTTTATTACATGGAGAAGCTATTGCAGTAGGAATGATTTGTGAGGGGTACCTATCGCATAAATTGAATGGTTTGCCTTTGGATGAATTAAACGATTTGATCCAAACTTTTAGAAAATATTTCAACGACTACACATTTGATTCTTCCATTGATACAGCCCTGTTGGATCTGATGCGAAACGATAAGAAAAACTTGTCCAATCAGATCGGTTTCGCATTGCTTGACCAAATTGGCAGTTGTCAATATGATATCTACGTTTCTGAGGAAGATATTATTGAAAGTCTTGATTTTTACCGTGAGCTAATCACACCATAA